A genomic stretch from Rubripirellula reticaptiva includes:
- a CDS encoding DUF1553 domain-containing protein, whose translation MTQLKLHCWVAALYLGLNRLRNCNAIIRNCFISLSCLWLIALGCSAKAADKSIDFGKQIAPIIAQHCVRCHSPDSSKGDVSLATLDDLKSNDYVVASDADGSFLIDLVTSQDGEPPAMPQEANPLPDEEVALLRQWINQGANWPDDVVIEEKAKADVSWWSLQPLEVARHSELSSSSPDSESQATTIDDFIHERLSQHGLTFSPKTDRRTLIRRLSFDLHGLPPAPESVDAFVTDADPQAYEKLVDRMLDSPHYGERFAQHWLDIAHYADTHGFERDKRRDNAWRYRDYVIRALNEDKPYDRFLQEQIAGDVLWPSDEQAVIATGFLAAGPWDFVGQVETKSPLLRRSARSLDLDDMTTQVMTATMAMTVNCARCHDHKLDPISQQEYFQLQAVFAGVRRDDRVVSDTALKQYEERRELLIARRNKIDFEAGLLEGDGLNLADIVGGGSGLGSGTYRNALDPRNAKVQTRDSGKLGNVETNRFSPSDFEFIDGVFIPDGEDGKAEIPVSSTGITITGLPKTSGDAWDMIRNGPVASQHSPELGGIDFTKDGHSLLGLHANAGITFDVAAIRGALVGQDTNPRDSLLFTAKLGYFGAVGGHHADAWVFVDGKQTTHFSKLTRDDGLQNIEIDLPPSSRFLTLVVTDGGNGFSMDQIGFGDPAVRLSAPANLTVDDRQRLTELRRQRIEIDAKLEILGPTPKFYGVVAESDVPEVRLLTRGDPESPIGEALRPAALGSLAMLTPNLGTLESSAGERRAALARWITHPDNPLTRRVIVNRLWHWHFGKGLVDTPSDFGFGGGRPSHPELLDWLAEELAERNWSLKEIHRLILNSETYQQSSYVDDGASAESARQIDADNRLLWRQNPRRLEAESIRDAVLFVSGKLNPERGGPGFEDFQYQEAYAPIYTYITADKPELWRRSIYRYIVRTTPNRFLTTLDCPDPANLTASRMTTTTPLQSLALYNNDFMLKQARYLAERVESDAGLHKRDQITRAFEIAFGRQPTESELILATDFVHQQGLFGLCRSLLNSNEFIYVD comes from the coding sequence ATGACACAACTCAAACTTCACTGCTGGGTCGCCGCGCTCTACCTCGGGCTCAATCGACTGCGGAACTGCAATGCGATTATCCGCAACTGCTTCATTTCGTTGAGTTGTTTGTGGCTGATAGCGCTGGGCTGCTCCGCGAAGGCGGCTGATAAGTCGATTGATTTCGGCAAGCAGATTGCGCCGATCATTGCGCAGCATTGCGTGCGATGCCACTCGCCGGACAGCAGCAAGGGCGACGTATCGCTGGCGACACTCGACGATTTGAAGTCGAACGACTATGTCGTCGCCAGTGATGCGGATGGCAGCTTTCTGATCGATCTGGTGACATCGCAGGATGGTGAGCCGCCCGCGATGCCGCAGGAAGCAAATCCGCTGCCAGACGAAGAAGTGGCCCTGCTACGTCAATGGATCAATCAGGGTGCGAATTGGCCCGACGACGTTGTCATCGAAGAGAAAGCAAAGGCTGATGTGTCGTGGTGGTCGCTGCAGCCGTTGGAAGTAGCTCGACACTCGGAGTTGAGTTCAAGCAGCCCCGACTCGGAGAGTCAGGCTACAACCATCGACGACTTTATTCACGAAAGACTCAGCCAACACGGTCTCACATTCAGTCCGAAGACAGATCGTCGAACATTGATCCGGCGTCTGTCATTTGATCTGCATGGACTGCCGCCGGCGCCGGAATCCGTTGATGCGTTTGTGACCGATGCGGATCCACAGGCATATGAAAAGCTTGTCGACCGAATGTTAGACTCTCCCCACTACGGCGAACGATTTGCGCAGCACTGGCTGGACATCGCACACTACGCCGACACGCATGGATTTGAACGCGACAAACGGCGGGACAACGCGTGGCGGTATCGCGACTATGTGATCCGCGCTTTGAATGAAGACAAACCGTACGACCGCTTCTTGCAAGAACAGATCGCTGGCGATGTGTTATGGCCCAGTGACGAGCAAGCCGTGATCGCGACCGGTTTTCTCGCGGCCGGACCGTGGGACTTTGTCGGGCAAGTGGAAACGAAAAGTCCTTTACTGCGTCGGTCGGCAAGGTCGCTCGATCTGGATGACATGACGACGCAGGTCATGACGGCCACGATGGCGATGACCGTTAATTGTGCGCGCTGTCACGATCATAAACTCGATCCGATTTCGCAGCAGGAGTATTTCCAGCTGCAAGCCGTGTTCGCCGGTGTGCGGCGAGACGATCGTGTTGTGAGTGACACAGCACTGAAGCAATACGAAGAAAGGAGGGAGTTGCTAATTGCCCGTCGAAACAAGATCGACTTCGAGGCTGGACTGCTTGAAGGCGACGGGCTGAATCTCGCGGACATCGTTGGCGGCGGCAGTGGGCTCGGCAGCGGTACCTATCGCAACGCTCTTGATCCTCGCAACGCCAAAGTTCAAACCCGTGACTCTGGGAAACTCGGCAATGTTGAGACGAATCGATTCTCGCCGTCCGATTTCGAATTCATCGACGGCGTGTTCATTCCAGATGGCGAAGACGGCAAGGCCGAGATCCCAGTCAGCTCAACGGGAATAACCATCACTGGTCTACCGAAAACGTCCGGTGACGCGTGGGACATGATCCGCAACGGGCCGGTTGCGAGTCAGCATTCTCCAGAACTAGGCGGCATTGACTTCACCAAAGACGGACACAGTTTGCTGGGACTGCATGCCAACGCGGGAATCACCTTTGATGTCGCCGCGATACGCGGCGCACTCGTGGGGCAAGACACAAACCCGCGTGACTCGCTTCTATTCACCGCAAAACTCGGTTACTTCGGTGCCGTCGGCGGACACCACGCAGACGCATGGGTGTTCGTTGACGGAAAACAAACTACACATTTTTCGAAACTAACTCGTGATGATGGGTTGCAGAATATCGAAATTGATCTGCCTCCGTCGTCACGATTTTTGACACTGGTTGTGACCGATGGCGGAAACGGTTTCAGCATGGATCAAATCGGCTTTGGCGATCCCGCGGTGAGGCTCTCTGCGCCAGCGAATCTCACCGTCGACGATCGCCAGCGACTTACTGAACTTCGCAGGCAGCGAATAGAGATCGACGCGAAGCTTGAGATTCTCGGGCCAACACCAAAGTTCTACGGCGTCGTTGCCGAATCCGACGTGCCGGAAGTAAGGCTGTTGACGCGAGGTGATCCCGAATCGCCGATCGGTGAAGCGCTTCGCCCCGCGGCACTCGGTTCGCTGGCGATGTTGACTCCGAATCTGGGAACACTCGAATCGAGCGCAGGCGAACGCCGCGCCGCACTGGCTCGCTGGATCACTCATCCCGACAATCCGCTGACGCGCCGGGTGATCGTGAATCGTCTGTGGCACTGGCATTTCGGCAAGGGATTGGTCGATACGCCCAGCGATTTTGGATTCGGCGGCGGTCGGCCATCGCATCCGGAATTGCTTGACTGGCTGGCGGAAGAACTCGCAGAGCGCAACTGGTCGCTCAAAGAAATACATCGATTGATTTTGAACAGCGAAACGTACCAACAGTCGAGTTACGTCGATGACGGAGCGAGCGCTGAATCTGCCCGACAGATCGACGCGGACAACCGATTACTCTGGCGTCAAAACCCACGGCGACTGGAAGCCGAGTCGATTCGTGACGCGGTGCTGTTCGTCAGTGGCAAGCTGAACCCCGAGCGTGGCGGTCCTGGTTTCGAGGACTTTCAGTATCAAGAAGCCTATGCCCCGATTTACACCTACATCACCGCTGACAAACCGGAACTGTGGCGACGGAGCATCTATCGTTACATCGTACGCACCACGCCGAACCGGTTTCTCACGACGCTTGATTGTCCTGATCCAGCGAACCTGACGGCCAGCCGAATGACAACGACCACGCCACTGCAATCGTTGGCTCTCTATAACAACGACTTCATGCTGAAGCAGGCGAGATACCTGGCCGAACGCGTCGAAAGCGATGCCGGATTGCACAAACGGGATCAAATTACACGAGCCTTTGAAATAGCTTTCGGAAGGCAGCCAACAGAAAGTGAATTGATCCTTGCGACCGACTTTGTGCATCAGCAAGGATTGTTTGGCCTATGCAGATCACTACTTAACTCGAATGAGTTTATTTATGTGGATTGA